The Arachis duranensis cultivar V14167 chromosome 2, aradu.V14167.gnm2.J7QH, whole genome shotgun sequence genome has a window encoding:
- the LOC107473512 gene encoding uncharacterized protein LOC107473512, whose protein sequence is MAPPSSGGSDEPRGGAAGGAGRGQWCRASGKRGARPPATMGSQRWFGGGRGVERGVKREEAKGEREEKRRWVAAARSAPDGGGSGGCRVQEGGNGGWREGEGTLGKEGRNEGRGCARVRVPGVNKTQNGSVLLHS, encoded by the exons ATGGCGCCGCCTAGTAGCGGTGGCAGCGACGAGCCTCGCGGTGGAGCAGCGGGTGGAGCAGGCAGGGGGCAGTGGTGCCGAGCGAGCGGGAAGCGGGGCGCAAG GCCGCCGGCGACAATGGGGTCGCAGCGGTGGTTCGGTGGAGGCAGGGGTGTTGAGAGGGGAGTGAAGAGAGAGGAGGCGAAGGGAGAAAGGGAGGAGAAAAGAAGGTGGGTTGCGGCGGCAAGGTCGGCGCCGGACGGAGGTGGAAGCGGCGGTTGCAGAGTTCAGGAGGGTGGCAATGGAGGTtggagagagggagagggaacGTTGGGGAAGGAGGGGAGGAATGAGGGACGCGGCTGCGCTAGGGTTCGCGTCCCTGGGGTTAACAAAACGCAAAACGGCAGCGTTTTGCTGCACAGCTAA